The DNA sequence CACGTACTTTTTGATTACTGTTGCACTAAAATGGCTTCACATCTGTTTCCTTTATATGATATTGACTAACAAGGCTTAGCAAAAACCACCAAAGAGCAGACCATACTCTTTTCAAGACCTATTTTTGGGGTGGTCACAATACACTCTATATTTCCTCCGAGTTTAATGCTACATGACTGCattttaacaaaatgtttcttGCATCAGGAAAGTAGAGCTAAAGGACCAGACAAAGCCTACCCCATTGATCCTGGACGAACAAGGCCGAACTGTTGATGCGACTGGTAAAGAGATTGAGTTGACGCACCGTATGCCGACCCTAAAAGCAAACATCAGGGCTGTGAAGAGGGAGCAGTTTAAACAGCAGCTCAAAGAGAAACCTTCTGAAGACATGGAATCCAACACTTACTTTGACCCCCGGGTCTCCATAGCCTCATCCCAACGTCAGAAACGCACCTTTAAGTTCCACGACAAAGGCAAATTTGAAAAAATTGCACAGAGGTTACGAACAAAGGTATTGTCTAGTTTTTGAGTGCTGGTGTTAATGGACAGCACTAGAAGCAGGGGGTGGCATGGGAACTGAACTCTTGTGTCCCATTCAAGAACGATGGAGGCTTCAGGACAAGAAAGATTTCCACTGCAGATGGTtgaacattttccatcaaaactttttcaatggaaaattggttttcagtttttgtgGAAAGTGTCTTTCTGTATACGTTGTTGACTCTTTGTTGAAAACACAAAGAACTTAGTTCTCTtatgaaaagctgaaattttccagggaAAAATATACTTTTTGACCTACTTTTATTAGAAACAAATGATTTGGGGGCTGAAAGAACTTAAAGGGAGAGAACTTGCCTACATTTTAACCCTGCGCAAAAACATAAGTGTACATAGCAGTCACCATTTAGTGCAGTTGTAAGGTATAACGGGGACTCTTGGAATGCAGGGCTGATTTAGGCTGGATATTGGGAAAACCCTTTGTGATACGGAGATCTGTTACACCATGGAAGAGATTTCCCCCAAAGAAGtagtgaagcactttgagatcttctgatgaaaagtgctatgtaagagctaggtagtaTTATTGCTAAGACATTTCCCAGTACGTTGCCCAGCCCAGTTTTAAAGTATCATCTAGGAGAACAATTGTGTATTAGGGTTGTGCGGTAATGCGTGCATGGGGCAGGTGTAACACCCACAAACCTCCACAAAACAACCCGTTAGTCCCAGGCTCCATTCGGTGCTTCCTCTGTGACATGCCCTGATCAGCTTGTAAAAGAATATATCCAGTGTGCTTTGCTTTTTAAAGGCTTCGCTAGTTCTGCATGTGCCCATGGAAGTgacctgcttgtaccatctctCTCCTCTTGTTCTCAGGCTCAACTAGAAAAATTACAGGCAGAGATCTCTCAAGCTGCCAGAAAGACTGGGATCCACACCTCTACCAAACTAGCTCTTATCACCCCGAAAAAGGAGCTGAAAGAAGGGGAGATCCCTGAGATAGAGTGGTGGGATTCGTATATCATCCCTAATGGCTTTGACCTGTAAGTTATTACCTGctggactttgaaaattttattgtAGAGAAGAAACTAATGGCCTGGCTTTTGAGAATTGCTGACCAACCCCTGGTTCCATTGAAATTTTTTAGGAGCTGCTGGTAGCTGAAGTGCTcagcgcttctgaaaatcaggccctaagccTTTACTGCCTCTTTTACAGAAGCAAGTGCCTCCGCTTGAGTAACTGCATTCTGCTCCCCTGAATTCCCCGTGGGCGGTTCAGTTGTATTTTGTGTTCGCTCCCTGCTCCAGTGTGTGATGTGGTGCCAAAGAGCTGCCATATTCCATTCCAGAGCTGTCTTATTCCAATGACTGAGAGAACAATTCCTGTGTGCAATCGATCCAGCAGTTTGTTAGAGCGAttttggctaaaagccattgtgggattttcaaaagcagctaaatGACTTTGGAGCACAAGCCCCATTGACTGTCAGTCAAGCATTTTTGAAAGTTCTGCCTCTAATGTCTAAATGTAAGATCAATATTTAGAATATTTGGGGCAATGGGAGGGACTTTAATACTTATGTAGGACCCATGCATCTCCTTGCCTCCCCTGAACTCTTGGCTTTAGAGTACCTCTCAGCAACTTGTGTAAGTTTAATGGTTAGCATTgtggtggttgtgtgtgtgtgggagccaAATTGCTTTGTTCGCCAAATGCTGTGGCTTGTGGAACATTGAAGGAAGTGTGGGAAGCCCAGCCCTAAGATGACAAATAGTGATATACGAATTCTCTCCTCTTTAGAACAGCTGGAGTCTACTCTAAAAGAGACGACTACTTTGGGATCACAAACCTTGTGGAACACCCAGCACAGTTAAGCCCACCAGGTACTATTATGTAGCAGTCTAGTTCAAGGCCTCTTTGTAGTCTTGATCGATTTATGGTTTGTTTTGTAGCAAGACCCTTCAAGTGCTCCAAAtcactggcagcatgagacctgaACCAGGCTAAGACCGTCCCCatttgtaattccactgacttcatttctCACCATGAAAGAAATCATGCTAAGATAGAAAGTAGAGCTCTGCTAGGGTGGTGAGACAGCTAAGACTAGGAAGGCGAGTCTGCAAAAAGACTGGAGGCGATCACATTTAAAAGCATAGTGACCAACTGGATATTGGAAACTGGTAGACTCCCATGTGGTCGAGGGGATGGCTACTGCTACTTGGACATTATGGGTGTCTACACAGGAACTAAACACCTGTGTCAGCTGAgtcgggctcgggctgcagggctgtctAATTGCTGTATAGACGtttgggtttggggtggagcccgggcccaagcctgaatgtctatgcCACAATTAAACAccctgagccccgtgagcctgacTCAGCTGatgcaggccagccacaggtgtttaggtgcagtgtagacatacctcaaaTTCCTTCTGTGATCCACATGGTAACACAGACCCAGACAAGGGACATAGGATAGTAAAGAAAGGTTTAGATGATTAGTAGTTAATCTGTTTAACATAAACTATATTGTAACCTCTGTTTTCTGGTTCAGCATTGATATAAACAATCTGGAGTAACTCAAGGATCACAGATTGTAGCAGAGAGAAACTATGATCTAATATGGGATAGCAGAGAGGCATACATACCTGCTCAAAAAGAGGGGGTTTGTAGCTTACAAGCAGACTGGAGGACAAAAATGGTGGTGTTGGGCTGCCTTAGCCTTAAGCATGAGGAATTGGTTATAACTCTTAGACTGCAGCtatttccctttcctttccccagTAATGATTGtaaacagtatttggtcctgccctTGTGGAACTGGGAAATGTAAAGTAACTGTTCATTGGTTTGCCTTCCTAGTGGACAGTGACACACCAGTGACTCTGGGCGTTTATCTAACTAAAAAAGAGCAGAAGAAGTTACGACGTCAGACGCGGAGAGAAGCACAGAAGGAACTGCAGGAGAAAGTCAGGCTGGGCCTAATGCCGCCTCCTGAACCAAAAGGTAGGTGACGACCTTGTGGAGAACAGGCTGTATGCAAAACACCGCATTGAAACATACACTATCTCCAAATGGTGTCACATTGGCTAGTTAAAAACTCCGTTTTGGTAAATTGCAGCAGACAAAGGAGTTGTGCGAGAGAAATCCTATAGATCTACTCTGTTCATGAATTTACATTCATGCATGTATATTAATAGAACTAAGTCCGGAAAAGGCTGTTATGATCATCTGGTGTGACCACAGatgataacacaggccatagaatttcactcagtaattcctgcttcaagcTCCGTGTGCATAGGGCAGTATTCTGGGGTGACttacaccccatccaaccccactgacttcattagggTTGCACAGAGTCAGAACGTGGTACAACAAATGTACATACTACACGGAATGCTCAGACGGAGGAACCGCTCTTTACTAAATTTCATGCATTGTTGCTGTGTCTTGTCAGTCAGTTGTCACACTGCACCTGGAAATACCTGCATTTCAGAGGCAAGTGATGTGTGTTTGTAGCTAGTAATTCGGTAAAGCATTTTGAGCCTGACAAAAGATGCTACAGAAGgctgtttttaaataatgctgGGGAGGCTTTTGAAGCAAGCCTTAGAGAGGAGATCTGGTCTCACCTAGAAATTAACTTGTACCTTTCTTTCAGATGGTTTCCCCCAATGTTGTTTCACTCTTATAATCTTTGCACTcagttttatttaaagtaaaacttCTATTCTGAAGATCTTCTCATTTTTAAGCTTATACTTATAGGAAGTAACAGATGTCATAATTTGTGTCAAAAATGCAAAAGGCAAGTTGGTACTTGATAGATCCCTTTAAAATGTTCCTCTATTTCCCTTGCAGTAAGAATTTCTAACCTGATGCGAGTACTGGGAACAGAAGCTGTTCAGGACCCGACGAAAGTGGAAGCTCACGTTAGAGCACAGATGGCAAAGAGACAGAAGTAGGTTGCATGTTCTAGAATaagaaaactttattttaaagtagattcggtggtggtggtggtgtcctgACAGCCCTAGCGACTAAAGTCCTCTACTGAAGCATATATCAGATGTAGCAAAGGGAGAAGGAATGGCAAATTTTACTCAGATGATGACCCTACAATGTATTTCAACTTTGTCTTGAAACGCTCTTCTCTCTGAGAGCTAGAAGAGGGTTGCGTGTTCATGACCCATCCGTTCTTGGCCCCTTGTCCTGAAACTGTCAGCAAGAGGCCCAATTGCAGTGGTGGCTTTTGAGTAGAGACAGCTGTctgctgggaactggactgagaccctgACTCGCTTCACAGACCCTCCAACAACTGCTTGTGGAGTAATGACTTTGAAGCATGGTCCTCCTCCGCTCACTACGTTCAGTAACTTACCCTGAATAGCTTCCGGTTTAATACTAAGTAATTGACTGCTCCAGACAGCAACATCTCCACAGTAATGTTAGGTGGTGCATGCACACATTCATCCTCGAGGGAAGTCATCTGGGAAATGCAAAGGTTTCACTGTAGTAAAGGTGAACTGAGTAGGCTCTTTAAGAAACTAATCTAAAGCAAAGTACCTGAATTAAAAGTTCATATGTGCCGTCTGAAACTGCAAATAACCAGATGGCTGGATTTTTCAGGCTATGGTAACGATACAGGGCCTTATGCATCATCACCACTAGATCAAATGCAGCCTCTAGCAGTCCTGACTGAAAGTTTGTACCATCTGATGGTGGGTTAGTGACCGATTTAAAATTAGTTGGTGGGTTTTGATCCAGTTCACACCACAAATTTCCACCATTCCAGCTGGCACTAATTGCTCTCTTTCAGCAGAGGCCAAGGACTAAATGGATTGATCCCTCATCACTAGAGGCGTTGAAAGCAAATCGGAGGGTCACATTGCAGGAAGCTTGCAGTGTCACTATTCATACTTGTTACAACCTGGTCCAGTTTCCCTCGGGATGGAAACCGGTCTCTTGTGATCTAACCCACTCACATGCTTCTAAGCCAGTCGGGTCTGGGCAGAGCGTGGTtcactgttcctagctctgggtcTACCAGGCACACTCCAAGGCTCACTCCCCTTCCAGTGTTCTGAACAGACAACCAACAAGCTGCATTTCTGCTGACCTGTTGTCTCTTTTCCTCCCACCCAGAGCTCACGAAGAGGCCAATGCTGCACGAAAACTAACAGCAGAacagagaaaagcaaagaagGTTAAAAAACTTAAAGAAGATATTTCCCAGGGAGTGCATATATCTGTGTACAGGTGAGTGCCTTCTCCCACAGACCCTAGAGGGGCTTTGTCTCAACAGATGTTTTTCTCATGTCTTTTTCTAAATACAGATGACAAACGCCTGTCTATAAATGTGTGCTAATATGGAGTGTTCCTTTAATGCAAGGCTATTGTCATCTGGCTCCCTGAACTCCATTAGAAACACTGAATGCTGTTCAAATTATTTTATGGTAGAGAGAAACAGCCCCACTTTCtcaaaagtaaataaatgaaaaggTAACTCCATTCTTCACTCATTCTGTGTGAGCCTTCAAGGTGAATGTAGAAAGTCTCTTCATACTTTAGTGCTTCTATAGCGCtttccatccaaggatcacaaagcactttgacTTTTAATCCTAATGACAGGGAACCTGAGACACTGGGAGATGGAATGGCCAGTGTCACAAGCAGAGCtggcaatagaacccaggagtcctgacatctGATAAAACGCCATTCAAAAGCCAGATGAAAGCTGCTCTTATAATGTAATATATGTAATAATGTATTCTAAACTAAGGATGGGACCCTGTTGTCCTAGGTGCTGTAAAAAGATAGATATTGTCCCTGCTCCACACTGAATAAAACCCTGTTGAGCATAAAGTTTTTTGTAAACCCCCACAGTGCTGGAGAGTTTAAAGTGAGAGGAAGTACTGGACTGAATTGGAGGAGAGTAAGGGAACCTTCTTTCTCTGTTGTCCACTGTTCATAGTTCTGTAGTTCCTTTTTCGAATAGATAAACCTTTGCTTTTCTATCCTCAGAGTCAGAAATCTGGGCAACCcagcaaaaaaattcaaaattgaaGCAAATGCTGGGCAACTGTACTTAACAGGAGTGGTGGTTTTACACAAAGACGTCAACGTGGTGGTAGTAGAAGGAGGTAAGGCTCGGGGGGTGAACTTTCTGGTTAGAACATTAGAcattcaaaagcttgtttctaaCCAAGATACCCAATTGCCAGTTACTGGGCTTTATGGAAGTAAAGGAAGATATTAAGCTGTTCTACTCAGAATGCTGCTTAGATTTATTCCGCACCAGCCCTTGGGTAGTCAAGTATGTTAGTTACTTAAGTATTTTAAATAATCCTCTAAATATTTAAACTGTGGCATTATTAAATCTGCTAGATTTGAAGTCACAATGCTTTGACAGTGACAGCTTCTCAGGAAAGACTCTGCCAGCCCTGGTTGAGTCTGCTACAATGCCTCCATTTGCATGGTGCTTTATAAACATTCTCACAGCACGTTTCGTGAgatactatccccattttacagcaaggGAAACTGAGatggcacagaggtgaagtgacttgccaaaggccacGGGAGAGTTCCTGTCTCCAAGCCCTGTGCTTAGGTTAGAGACTATACTCCTTTGTCATTGATCTGCAGTATTCTCTTTGCCCAGGGCTTTTAGCTGGAACTGTGTGGGTGTTTGAGTGTTTAGTTTTTCCTCCATGGTTTCAGCTGTCATTAGCTTTCACTGCTTTTTGGAGGCAGAATGTAACCCTATCAGGACTCTTAAATTGAAGTTGTCAACGAGCAAGAACTGAGTGAAAATGACCATCTCTCTCTCCAGGCCCAAAAGCACAGAAGAAATTCAAACGTCTTATGCTCCATCGAATAAAGTGGGACGAGCAGACATCAAACACGAAGGGAGATGGTAAGCATAGACCCATGTGGATATATATGAAACATGGCTAGTGTGACTGTATGGAAGTGGCAATAGGGTCATTTTGTTGCAACCTGGAAGAGAAGCTATTACTATGCAAATCCTTATGCAGAACATAATAAATCTGATCGTCTGAGGTGTAAATTTGAAGATCTCTGTAATGCTACTAAAGCAAACGAACACTGGGACTGTGATTTAGATGATAAAAAGCCAAGAACTTCAGTGCTGGCTTATGCTCCTTACTATTATTTACATCAGTTTTCCAGATTGCCTTCTACTGTGTCAGCCTCTCCTATTCAGCTGTAAGTTTTCTGACACCCAGTAGAGCTTGAGCTGGCTTTGCATTTGCAAGACTCGAGGTTTGAAAAAACACAAACTCCAGTATGGGAAAGTGTGTGTACTGCTGAATGAAGCCCAGTCCTTGCAGACTGGGGAGGCAAATACTCCCAGGGAGGCGTATGTCTTAATTCTGTGAGGCACTCAGGGTGGTCCTCTAGATCCCAGTACAGGTATGTATCCCTGAGACAGGAAGTGATAGCCCAGAGCCCCAAATCACACAACCCTGGCTAATACTGGTACACAGACAGTGCTGGGAACCACTTCTCTATAAATGTAGTGCCTGTGTAAATGTCATTGGCCAGCAGTTTTCTTAAATGGGTCAGCTCTCCAGGGCAAGACCTGTGCCTTCGTATGTACTTTATGCATGCTCCGCCCAATAGGGGAGCTAATCCTGATTGGATGACCCCCGGGTACTACTGTAATAGATATTTCGTAATTGTGTAGTGTGTAATGTGAGAGACCAGTCCGTGGCTCTgggccagtgatactcagactgaagtcgggagccacaagtggctctttaatgtgtgtcctgctgctctttgcagcacatgatattaaaacactgatttaattattaaccaatcaggatgcttttactgtgttgttaaccaattaagttatcaacttgcactaagttattTTATTTGCTGTGGGAATAATTATGTATATCAAAACTTATTATTTcccctgtcatactgtttaaatacgAATACATAGTACTATAGCCAGctactactgtggctcttttaggTAATGTTggttgctaatttggctcctgaaccagaGATcagagtatcactgctctaggcACACGATGGACCCTGAAATGGGAATAAAAATGTGATAGAGGGATGTACTCACTGCTGAATCTTCTGTGCAAGTAAGTTAGATCTTCCATAGTATTTGAATTCGATTTTGTGCTTGAAATGTCAGATTATGAAGTTCAGGTATCACATAACTACTAATAGCTATGGCGGACTCCCCCCTAAACACCAGTAGAGAAAGGTGAAGGGAAATCAGCAAACATTTGTGTGCATGCCCAAAATGAGGGAAATGTAAAAGTCTTAGTTTAAATAGCAGAAATGTAGTTTGGATTTAGAAGGGAGACGTTCTCTGAGTGGAATGAGAATAGAAGCATGGTCAGGACTTAGGTCAGGTACCTGCTTAGAGCTCTGGGGTAGGAAAGACTTGTGTATTTAATGCTGGTGCTTTTTTAGTGACTGCCTGGAATTCCCTATTGGCTGTAGGTCTAAaatctgctttatttttttttcagatgatgATGAATCTGATG is a window from the Malaclemys terrapin pileata isolate rMalTer1 chromosome 21, rMalTer1.hap1, whole genome shotgun sequence genome containing:
- the PRPF3 gene encoding U4/U6 small nuclear ribonucleoprotein Prp3 yields the protein MSLSKRELDELKPWIEKTVKRVLGFSEPTVVTAALNCVGKGMDKKKAADHLKPFLDDSTLRFVDKLFEAVEEGRSSRHSKSNSDRNRKRELKDVFGDDSEISKESSGVKKRRIPRFEEVEEEPEVIPGPPSESPGMLTKLQIKQMMEAATRQIEERKKQLSFISPPAPQPKTPSSSQPERLPIGNTIQPSQAATFMNDAIEKARKAAELQARIQAQLALKPGLIGNANMVGLANLHAMGIAPPKVELKDQTKPTPLILDEQGRTVDATGKEIELTHRMPTLKANIRAVKREQFKQQLKEKPSEDMESNTYFDPRVSIASSQRQKRTFKFHDKGKFEKIAQRLRTKAQLEKLQAEISQAARKTGIHTSTKLALITPKKELKEGEIPEIEWWDSYIIPNGFDLTAGVYSKRDDYFGITNLVEHPAQLSPPVDSDTPVTLGVYLTKKEQKKLRRQTRREAQKELQEKVRLGLMPPPEPKVRISNLMRVLGTEAVQDPTKVEAHVRAQMAKRQKAHEEANAARKLTAEQRKAKKVKKLKEDISQGVHISVYRVRNLGNPAKKFKIEANAGQLYLTGVVVLHKDVNVVVVEGGPKAQKKFKRLMLHRIKWDEQTSNTKGDDDDESDEESVKKTNKCSLVWEGTAKDRSFGEMKFKQCPTENMAREHFKKHGAEHYWDLALSESVLESTD